TTACAGTCATTGAAGCACCGCGCCAATCAGATTTAATGATAGAGATGATAAAAAAGCTCAAACCACAGGTGGTGGTGACTGGGATGGCTCAATTTGAGGCTGtcactagttcagctttcgtacataTGTTAGACATTACGAGAGAAGTCGGTTCTCGTCTTTTCGTAGACATATCTGATCAGTTTGAGCTATCTAGCCTACCAAGTTCCAATGGAGTGCTAAAATATCTTGCAGGAACTCCTCTGCCTTCTCATGCAGCAATTATATGTGGCCTTGTTAAAAACCAGGTATctatgtcttcttcttttttccgtattttcattaaaattgATCTACTTGCATGTTCACTAGAgaagttttgttttgttgacGTAAAAATTCTAGGAGGGATCTGTACGTGTTATTTGGGGATTGTCTTTTTAAGTTGGTGTTATCTTTCAAAGTTTTCCTTGTTAATTGTAATTCCATTCTCCAGGTTTATTCAGATTTAGAGGTAGCTTTTGTCATCTCAGAAGAAGAGGCCATCTTTAAGGCCTTGTCCAAGACCGTGGAAGTATTAGAAGGAAATACTGCACTTATTAGTCAGTACTATTATGGTTGTCTGTTTCATGAGCTTCTGGCATTTCAGCTTGCAGACCGACATTTACATGTTGAGGTTAGTCGTCCTTATTAACTTTTGGATAATTTATTTGGTTCTTTctatgttaatttttttagtaTTAGACCATGCTGAAAGTCTTAGCATGCAATTCTTTTAAAAACATGGTCAtctattttataattttctgtaaagtaataaataaaatttaaacccAAAAGAAGCAGTCCTGAGTTATTCATGGATAAAGAGTGGCAGCTcctcaacaaacaaaaaaagccCAAAACTCTGCGGATGAGATGGTGATAAAGGAGAATCTACATGTTACATATAATAAATGTGAGATCCGTAGGAACTATCTCATGCGGTAGAACACAGACATTTCCAATCAAGTATGATAAAACACAGACATTTCCAAAGAAAAGAGATCAGGATATGATATTAAGCCTAATCTGCCTCTTTGCACCAACCATGAATTCCACATGACACATGCTGGAACTGCCCTTCATGTGTGTTTACCTTGTGATGTCAGAAACTGTGCCTACCACTGAGGCAATAAGATACATTTCCTGTTAAAACTGCTAAAGAATTGCTACAAAAAGCCACACGTAGAACCAGACCATTGATCGAGCAATAAATTCCATGCTTTTCATCTTTAGCGCGGAAGCCCCAGAACTAGAAATAGTGGGCTAATAGCAATATCTCATCATGAAGAAGAGGGTGAACGGTTTACAAAATCTAGTTATGCATCTTGGAAAAAACCCTTGAAGACTTTCTGTATCATGATGACCCTAGATTCAGATATGACACGAGACGTTAAACTTTTTTAAGTTGTATGTTGTGTTAAGTATGTCTGATATCACGCTATGAAAGAAGATTTCCATGGCCACTGATCCTCCTGAAACATGACCACGCTAGTGTCGAGCCTTGAGAATAATATTTTGTACTGATTAGTTCTCTAGTCCTTTTGAATGTTCTAACATCTCTTATGCATCAACGTGCATTTCTGTTTTACATGCTTGATCATTTTGTGCACGTTCTTTAATTTCAGATAAGCTACAATATATTTTCGAGGGTAAAATTTCTAACAAGTTGATTCTTCATGTGTGTCCATCAGAGGAAATGCGAAAATTCCAGATCGGTTGAGATGATCGGTTTTACCAGTTCTGCCATTTCAGTCCTTAATAATGCTGAGTTGTCAATTGAGGCAAAAGACTCTTCCTTTATTCACATGGATGTAGATCAAAGTTTCTTGCCCTTACCATCTCCTGTTAAGGCTGCTATTTTTGAAAGCTTTGCTAGACAGAACATGGCCGAGTCAGAAATTGATGTAACCCCTTGTATTAAACAATTTATAAAAATCAACTATGGGTTCCCAGCTGATAATAGCTCAGAATTCATCTATGCTGACTCCTCACAAGCTCTGTTTAATAAACTGGTTCTCTGCTGCATCAATGAAGGTGGAACATTGTGCTTACCGGCTGGGTCAAATGGCAATTATGTTTCTGCTGCCAAATTCTTGAAAGCAAACATTGTGAATATCCCCACTGAGTTTAGGGTAGGCTTTAAGATGACAGAAAAGCTACTCTGTGGAGTGCTTGAGACTGTGACTAAGCCATGGGTATACATCTCCGGTCCAACAATCAATCCAACTGGCCAGATTTACAGCAACAAAGAGATAGAAGACATACTAACTACTTGTGCAAAATACGGGGCAAGAGTTATTATTGATACCTCATTCTCAGGGTTGGAGTATGACTCTGAAGGGTGGGGTGGGTGGGAGTTGGAGGGCATTTTGTCAAAGTTAAATTCCTCGAGCAACCCATCCTTTTGCGTGTGTCTGTTTGGTGGACTCTCTCTGAATATGCTCACTGGAGCACTTAAATTTGGGTTTCTGGTTCTCAACCAGCCGCTTTTGGTGGATGCATTCTACAGCTTCCCTGGATTGAGCAAACCTCATTGCACTGTCAGATATGCTGTGAAGAAGTTGCTGAGTCTTAGAGGGCAGACAGCAGGAGACTTGCTGAATGCCGTTACAGAacatataaaaaatttaaagagCAGATCTAAATGCTTAAAACAGGTAacttattttcttcttcctcctttttttaATCCCAATTTCTTGCCATATGCCATTCATGAATATTCTGCCATCATCCACAAGGGCCACAACGCTTCAACTTTGATTAAACCAGTTGACCACATGCATATGCAATTCCCTGATtgtgatccttttttttttttttttttataatggcCATTCCTGTTTTGCATTTAATTAGACTTTCCCTCAGCATAGAATTTTCAACACTCTTTAGTTGCTGTTCTAGGTGTGAACTTTGCTGTCTGTTACCTGTCCTGGGTGAGCTTGGTATTTGTGGAGTTTGAAAGCATTGGAATTCTTGTTTATACAGAATATGTCTATGCTGAGTACTCATCTTGAGTGCACATAGCTTGGCCATTAGTGTGGTGCATCTATTTAGAATTTTCTGGATGGCTCAAAAACTATTTCTTTCGGGGGACATTCTTTTCCCTATTTTAGATGGAGAGGAGGTACTGGTGGAGTAATAACGTTCTTCGATACTGAATTATCTTGAACTATTTATATTGGATATGCATATGCTGGCCCTGTCACCCTAGGTGACTCTTTTACATTGCCTCTATTAGCTCGTAAAATAGTGCTTCTTCTCATTCCTCCATGAGTCGTCACATTTATGTTACATACATTATACACACAACATGCTTTAGAGGTGTGACCCTTAGAACAGTTGAGACCCTCTCATTCTCATTAGTCTCATTATTTTCTGTGGGTTTAAGTTAAAAAGTCGTGCATTCAGTGTTCAtagtttttttgtttgattatatTTGTCTTACCATTTTTCATTCACAACCAAAATTGTTGCTTGTTAAGTACCTACCAACAAAGTAAAATCAATCTTGCAATGAGGTTATCTTTAACTATCCTCAGATTGCTTTTTTTTGGTacttcactcttttttttttcccgagaaGTTATGGggttatattttcttaattttttggagGAGGGGTAAATTGAATCCTGCATCTTGTGTGAGTGTATGGAGTTGACTGCCCGTAGAGGCATAGACCATTTTTGGTGCTTCTCTGATGATTGTATTTATGTTTTCTGATAGACTCTCGAGGACTGTGGTTGGGAAGTCATTGAATCCCGTGGCGGTGTTTCCATGGTGGCAAAGCCCTCCAGCTACCTCAATAAGGTTGTAAAGCTCAAAAATTTACCTGCAGTTGGAGGAAATACTGCAAATGGTGCTGCTACTGATGAAATCAAACTTGATGACTCAAATATCAGAGAAACTATTGTGAAGACCACAAATCTATGCATCAACAGTGGCTCATGGACAGGAATCTCTGGCTACTGCCGCTTCACCTTTGCCTTGGAAGAGAGCAAGTTCGAACAGGCGTTGAACTGCATcgttaaatttaaaaatataatcagTAACTAAAGTGCGTTTTGAGTGACACTGGTTATCTGATTTCCTGTTTCCCCTGAGGCTTAGGTTTCTTGAACTAAACCACATCTGCCATATTAGTACATATCTGATTTCACTTTTTGACGACTTAGGTGTCGTcgaataaaagaaaattctgCATTCAGTTCCAAGTTTGTGTTGTGGTCTGAATGGTTCCTTGTATTGTGATTCAACCATGACATAAACCTTATATTCTTGAGGACTTTTTGCCTTTTAGAAGATGATTGGAATTTCTGCTATTTACTGTCCCAGGTGGTAACAAGCAGGAAAGTGGCCTCCCAAACTTCTTACATGAGAAATCTTTTAGGATTTTCGTAATCTCTGACGCTGTTGCTCTGTATGCTTCCTCGACTTCAGTGTTGATGTGTCTTGGTATCCTCACATCACGCTATGCCGAAGAAGATTTCTTAACTTCCTTGCCAACAAAGTTGATCGTTGCCCTTTCCACGCTTTTCCTCTCAATTGTAGCAATGATGGTATCCTTTTGTGCAGCTTTGATGATTATCATGGATGGACAGCTGCTGCTAGTAATTCCAATCTTTTTGCTTGCTGGTATTCCAGTGACCCTTTTTATATTATTACAGTTTCCTCTCCTATGTGAGATTTTGGTTGCCACATCCATATCGATCTTCCGCTAGAAAATAAGAACTGTTGGTTTGAGAACTCATGTTGCTATATAAT
This sequence is a window from Tripterygium wilfordii isolate XIE 37 chromosome 8, ASM1340144v1, whole genome shotgun sequence. Protein-coding genes within it:
- the LOC120003965 gene encoding methionine S-methyltransferase yields the protein MATVCASVDEFLKQCQQSGDAAYGAFRSVLERLEDPKTRAKARVFLSDVQKRVASDKDQSDHCLETYHFRIQDIILDQYEGYQGRKKLTMMVIPSIFIPEDWSFTFYEGLNRHPDSIFKDKTVAELGCGNGWITIAIAEKWLPSKVYGLDINPRAVKVSWINLYLNALDDKGEPIFDAEKKTLLDRVEFHESDLLAYCRDNDIQLERIVGCIPQILNPNPDAMSKMITENASEEFLHSLSNYCALQGFVEDQFGLGLIARAVEEAIAVIKPMGIMIFNMGGRPGQGVCKRLFERRGIRVTKLWQTKIMQASDTDISALVEIEKNSPHRFEFFMGLSGDQPICARTAWAYGQAGGSISHALSVYSCQLRQPDQVKTIFQFLKNGFHDVSSSLDLSFEDESVADEKIPFLAYLANVLKESSFFPYEPPAGSKRFRNLISGFMKTYHHVPLNADNVITFPSRAVAIENALRLFSPRLAIVDENLTRHLPRKWLTSLAIQGTETGPADIITVIEAPRQSDLMIEMIKKLKPQVVVTGMAQFEAVTSSAFVHMLDITREVGSRLFVDISDQFELSSLPSSNGVLKYLAGTPLPSHAAIICGLVKNQVYSDLEVAFVISEEEAIFKALSKTVEVLEGNTALISQYYYGCLFHELLAFQLADRHLHVERKCENSRSVEMIGFTSSAISVLNNAELSIEAKDSSFIHMDVDQSFLPLPSPVKAAIFESFARQNMAESEIDVTPCIKQFIKINYGFPADNSSEFIYADSSQALFNKLVLCCINEGGTLCLPAGSNGNYVSAAKFLKANIVNIPTEFRVGFKMTEKLLCGVLETVTKPWVYISGPTINPTGQIYSNKEIEDILTTCAKYGARVIIDTSFSGLEYDSEGWGGWELEGILSKLNSSSNPSFCVCLFGGLSLNMLTGALKFGFLVLNQPLLVDAFYSFPGLSKPHCTVRYAVKKLLSLRGQTAGDLLNAVTEHIKNLKSRSKCLKQTLEDCGWEVIESRGGVSMVAKPSSYLNKVVKLKNLPAVGGNTANGAATDEIKLDDSNIRETIVKTTNLCINSGSWTGISGYCRFTFALEESKFEQALNCIVKFKNIISN